A genomic window from Haladaptatus caseinilyticus includes:
- a CDS encoding DICT sensory domain-containing protein, giving the protein MNRTFLHDQIAAVERETKTLTVYSAEPTTDLGEQFETKNVVVKHERLRSVRRNGFLVVRDRHGFRGAIGLAPLREFLTPPVRVPWNPEFDSSRFRDLLSLLDRTLFSSFDRRQMLGTSREIEDRAWRVGRGELHVGFQSLNAFQAQVPVYRRLADETDLAIHIYGESDWQPPQVRNITYHTAGTDEIGMIWFLVYDGGSDDLQKCALVAEERDSNQFYGFWTYDPGSVNELIDYLRRAYG; this is encoded by the coding sequence GTTCCTACACGACCAAATCGCCGCTGTTGAGCGTGAGACGAAGACGCTCACGGTGTACAGCGCCGAACCGACGACCGACCTCGGCGAGCAATTCGAAACGAAAAACGTGGTGGTCAAGCACGAGCGACTGCGGAGCGTCAGACGGAACGGATTCCTCGTCGTTCGAGACCGTCACGGATTTCGGGGAGCCATCGGACTTGCTCCGTTACGAGAATTTCTCACGCCGCCGGTCCGCGTCCCGTGGAACCCGGAGTTCGATTCGTCGCGCTTCCGCGACCTCCTGTCCCTCCTCGACAGAACGTTGTTTTCCTCGTTCGACCGACGACAGATGTTGGGTACGAGTCGGGAGATCGAAGACCGCGCGTGGCGAGTCGGTCGGGGTGAGTTGCACGTCGGCTTTCAGTCGCTGAATGCGTTCCAAGCCCAGGTACCCGTCTACCGGCGACTGGCGGACGAGACCGATTTGGCCATCCATATCTACGGTGAATCGGATTGGCAACCACCGCAAGTGCGGAATATCACGTATCATACCGCCGGGACGGATGAAATCGGCATGATATGGTTTCTCGTCTACGATGGCGGTAGCGACGACTTACAGAAATGTGCCCTCGTAGCCGAGGAGCGCGACTCCAACCAGTTCTACGGATTCTGGACGTACGACCCAGGGTCGGTGAACGAACTCATCGACTACCTGCGGCGGGCGTACGGGTGA